In the Cellvibrio sp. KY-GH-1 genome, TCCGATTGGGCGCGTTTGCAACAGGAGCCAATAAAGGCGCGATTGCTATTGCGTGTCATTGCGTTAATTATTTTAATCCTGTTGGTGTGGGCTGCCTTTGCGCCCTTGGACGAAGTAGCGCGCGGCGAAGGTAAGGTGATTCCCTCATCGCAACTGCAAGTGATCCAATCTTTTGATGGCGGTGTAGTACAAGAAGTTTTGGTGCGTGAAGGGCAGGTGGTAAATAAAGGTGATTTGCTGTTGCGTATTGATCCCACGCGTTTTATTTCTACCTTCCGTGAAAATCGTGCGGAGTTTTTATCACTACAGGCTCGCGCGGCGCGTTTGCAGGCATTGACCGGTAATACTGCATTTACATTACCGGATGATTTGTCCAGTGAAGCGCCGGACATTGCGACCCATGAGCGCAATCTCTATGAATCCAATCGCAAAGAATTGGATGAGCAGATAACCATTGCGCGCAGTCAGTTGGATCAGCGTACTGAAGAGTTAAATGAAGTTCGCGCGAAATTAACCCAGGCAACCCGGGCACTGGAATTAGCAACACAAGAATTAACTGTAACCAAACCCTTGTTAGCGAGTGGCGCTATATCGGAAGTAGAAATTTTGCGTTTGGAAGGTGAGGTGGCAAATGCTAAAGGTGCGCGTGATCAAGCCGCCGCACAGGAGTCGCGCTTGATCTTGGCGATTGAAGAATCACAAGGAAAATTGCGCGAAACCGAATTGCAAGCCAGCAATAAATGGCGTGCCGAGCTATCAGAAGTGTTGAGTAAAATTGCCGCGCTGAGTGAAAGCAGTACTGGCCTTGCCGACAAAATTAAATACGCTGAAATTCGCTCGCCAGTGCGCGGTACTGTGCAGCGTGTTTTCACCAATACCGTAGGTGGTGTAGTGCAGCCTGGGCATGAAGTGATTGAGATGGTTCCACTCGATGACGATTTATTGGTGGAAGCAAAAGTATCGCCTAAAGATATTGCTTTTTTGCACCCGGGGCAGGAAGCCATCGTGAAATTCACCGCCTACGATTTTGTGGTCTATGGCGGCTTGCGCGGTAAAGTGGAACACATCAGTCCCGATACGATTACCGACGAAAAAGAGCGCACGTTTTATATTGTGCGAGTGCGCACTGAACGCGCGGGCTTTGATCCAACACTGCCGATTATGCCGGGCATGATGACGCAAGTGGATATTCTTACGGGTAAGAAAACGGTATTGGCGTATCTGTTAAAACCTGTGTTACGCGCACAACAAAATGCGATGACTGAACGATGAATCAGCACCTGTTTATCGCGCCGGTAGACATTCAATCACCGCGTTGGCAACAAGCATTTCCTTCGGCGTTAATTGCGACGGATGCGGCACAGTTGGCGCAGGCCGGTTGTGTGTGGATGCTGCTGCGCGATACTGATGATTTTGCGCAGCTCGAAACCCTGGCCAAGAGCGGAGTGAAAACTATCGCCATGACACTCGTGGAATCCGCCGAGCAGGCGCGGCTTGCGTTGGAAGTGGGCGCGAGTGGTTATGTGCATTACCTGGCTGCTCCGGTTGTGCTTGAGCAGGTGGCTCAAGTTGTGGCGGCGGGTGGTATGTGGCTGGGGGCGGATTTGATGCGGCAATTGGTATTGGCCACCGCGCGCTCCATTCCTGCTGTTCCCGCAAATGCGACTAGAGCTACTGTTAATGGTGCCAAAGTCGATTTATCGCAGCTCACCAGCCGTGAACTTGCGGTTGCTGAATTGGTAGCGGCGGGCAAAACTAATAAAGAAGTTGCGCGTGAACTCGATATCACCGAGCGCACGGTGAAAGCCCATTTGGGTTCCGCGTTTGAGAAATTAAAAGTGCGTGATCGTCTCCACCTGGTCTTGGTGATGGCGGCCAAGACTTAATCGGCCTGCGTGTTGATCCTGCCAACAAACGCCTGATCCCGGTTTTCTGCTTTGAATTTGCTGACTCATTGACTTGGGCTTGGCACTTAAAGCACCTTTTTATCGAAACCCTTCTGCGTCCCGTCATTATTCTTCTAAAGCAATAAAAAAATTTCACTTATTGTCCTTTAGTCCAATGGCACAAGTTTCATCAGTAACTAGACTGCAAATCATATCCTTATTGTGATTCGATTCACATTTCAATATGACCCGGAGTCAGTTATGAGTAATGCCGTTGCGACAGTTGCGTTCCTACAGGGCCAAGCATGGGCTAAAGCGCCCGATGGTAGTTTGCGGCCGCTCTCTGTGGGCAGTGTACTGAATGACGATGAAACGCTGGTAACTGCCCAGGGCGCCCAAGTGCAACTGGATTTTGGTAATGGTGAGCCAGTGCTTGTGAACGGCGGACTTGAAGTTGCCATGAGCCGCGACTTCAGTAATGAGACTGCTACCGACGCCAATGAAGCTGTGCTGAATGACGCCAGTGTGCAAGAGGCGTTGACGGTGTTGGAGCAGGGGGGTGACCTGTTGGATGAGTTGGAAGAAACCGCTGCAGGCAATAACGCTGGCGGAGGCTCTGACGGTACAAATAGTTTTGTCCAGTTAACTCGCGTGTTGGAACAAACCGATTCCCAGTCGTTTAGCTATCAATCGCCTTCCACAGCAACCACAACGGTGGATCAATCCGACGGTGATTACATCAATCACGCGCCTGAGGTAACCGATCAAACCTTATCGGGCAACGAAGATGAAATTATTTCCGGGCAGATAATTGCCTTGGATATCGAAGGCGATACCATCACCTATACCTTGGCTACAGCGCCTGCGAACGGCACTTTGTTGCTGGACTCAGCGACCGGTCAATTTACCTTCACCCCCAATGTCAACTACAACGGGAATGATAGTTTTGTCGTAACCGTGACTGATAGTCGGGGCAATGCCAGCACCACGACTGTCAGCCTGAATATTGTTCCGGTAAACGATGCTCCAACTACCAATGATATAAATCTCACAACGGATGAAGACACGCCGGTTGTGGGTCAAGTAGTCGCGCAGGACATCGAAGGCGATACGTTGAGTTATAGCATTTCTGGTCAGCCTATTCATGGCACAGTAACGCTTGACCCTGTGACGGGCGGTTTTGTCTATACGCCTAATGCCAACTATAACGGCAGCGACAGCTTCGTGGTTACAGTGAGCGATGGCAATGGCGGCACGACTACCAGCCTGGTGACAATTGGCGTTATCCCGGTCAATGATGCGCCGGTCAGCAACGACCAGAATTTGGTTACGGATGAAGACACACCGATCAGTGGTCAGGTAATCGCGAGCGATGTGGATGGCGATACGCTTGGCTATGCAGTTTCAGGCCAACCTTCGAACGGTACTGTGACGTTGAACCCCGTTACAGGCGGTTTTGTCTATACGCCAAATGCCAACTACAACGGTAGCGACAGTTTTGTAGTGACCATCAGTGATGGTAAAGGCGGCACCACTACCAGCCTGATCACCATTGGCATTAACCCGGTGAATGATGCCCCGGTATCCAGCAATCAAAACCTTACCACCCCGGAAGATACCGCGCTGAATG is a window encoding:
- a CDS encoding response regulator transcription factor; translation: MNQHLFIAPVDIQSPRWQQAFPSALIATDAAQLAQAGCVWMLLRDTDDFAQLETLAKSGVKTIAMTLVESAEQARLALEVGASGYVHYLAAPVVLEQVAQVVAAGGMWLGADLMRQLVLATARSIPAVPANATRATVNGAKVDLSQLTSRELAVAELVAAGKTNKEVARELDITERTVKAHLGSAFEKLKVRDRLHLVLVMAAKT
- a CDS encoding HlyD family type I secretion periplasmic adaptor subunit — translated: MKNAIQSRDKIWFEKLGRGLNKFGIPASKIIDKAYARWLDPLHEQPKDWVTDSDWARLQQEPIKARLLLRVIALIILILLVWAAFAPLDEVARGEGKVIPSSQLQVIQSFDGGVVQEVLVREGQVVNKGDLLLRIDPTRFISTFRENRAEFLSLQARAARLQALTGNTAFTLPDDLSSEAPDIATHERNLYESNRKELDEQITIARSQLDQRTEELNEVRAKLTQATRALELATQELTVTKPLLASGAISEVEILRLEGEVANAKGARDQAAAQESRLILAIEESQGKLRETELQASNKWRAELSEVLSKIAALSESSTGLADKIKYAEIRSPVRGTVQRVFTNTVGGVVQPGHEVIEMVPLDDDLLVEAKVSPKDIAFLHPGQEAIVKFTAYDFVVYGGLRGKVEHISPDTITDEKERTFYIVRVRTERAGFDPTLPIMPGMMTQVDILTGKKTVLAYLLKPVLRAQQNAMTER